One part of the Janthinobacterium sp. 17J80-10 genome encodes these proteins:
- a CDS encoding Hpt domain-containing protein: METRMQEPDELEAMRDMFGADFSMLAELYLRDSPPRIAALQAAAAANDADSAKKIVHSLGGSCASIGASLLANLCQALELRCRAGTPGNLEVQSREIAAEYASIDARLRSMLQA, encoded by the coding sequence ATGGAAACAAGGATGCAGGAGCCGGATGAACTCGAAGCCATGCGCGACATGTTCGGCGCGGACTTTTCCATGCTTGCAGAACTCTACCTGCGTGACAGCCCGCCGCGCATCGCCGCATTGCAGGCAGCGGCGGCGGCCAACGACGCAGACTCGGCGAAAAAGATAGTGCATTCCCTGGGGGGCAGTTGCGCCTCGATCGGGGCGTCATTGCTGGCCAACCTGTGCCAGGCCCTGGAACTTCGCTGCAGGGCTGGCACGCCTGGCAATCTTGAAGTGCAATCCCGTGAAATCGCCGCCGAATATGCCAGCATCGACGCCCGCCTGCGCTCGATGCTGCAGGCCTAG
- a CDS encoding response regulator: MAHFKKRNDIKVVIADDDATTRAALRFLLQDHFYSVVGEASDGERAVELCASLKPDIVFLDIDMPKLNGNQAAQKLRELLPAIGIVVVSALSTLDNVQQARQSGASAFVVKPFNAAKLIAAVDNCIKNNPPPAARG, from the coding sequence TTGGCGCACTTTAAAAAACGCAACGACATCAAAGTGGTCATCGCCGACGACGATGCCACAACTCGCGCAGCCCTGCGTTTTTTGCTGCAGGATCATTTTTATAGCGTGGTCGGCGAAGCGTCGGATGGCGAGCGCGCCGTCGAATTGTGCGCAAGCCTGAAGCCTGACATCGTCTTTCTCGATATCGACATGCCAAAACTCAACGGCAACCAAGCGGCACAGAAGTTACGCGAACTGCTGCCGGCCATCGGCATCGTGGTGGTCAGTGCATTATCGACCCTGGACAATGTGCAACAGGCGCGCCAATCCGGCGCCAGCGCGTTTGTCGTCAAGCCTTTCAATGCGGCCAAGCTGATCGCAGCAGTCGACAATTGCATCAAGAACAATCCCCCTCCCGCAGCCAGAGGATGA